AGGGTAACATAATGAATCTGTTTAAGTTTGTTAGCAGAGGTTATCGGAAAGAAAAAGCCATAGCGTAGAGGTAAAACAGCTAATAAACCGAAAGAAGAAACTTATAAAAATTATTCAACAGAGCAGGGACACCCCGAATAATCGGGAGTCCCTCGTAGGGGGGCCGTGGAACGATTTTCTTGAATATGGAAGATAAACCGTTAGAGCAGGATGAACACCGTAATTTCAAGCGCTACAGTATCGACGGGCTGGCCGTCCGCTCGGAAGAAAAGCACGTCCTGGGGCTTTTTAAGACCACCCCTAAAAAGCATATGGTACTGGATATTTCCAAAGGCGGAATACATTTTATCAGCCGGGAGAAATTCAAGATGGCCCAGGAGTTCTCCCTGGAAATTACCGGTAAACTGTTAAAGGACGCCCCTATCAAGGCGCAAGGCAAAATCATCCGCATAAAAGAGTTTCCCGGAATGACCGCTTTCGCAATCGGCGCGGAATTTACCGCAATGGACGACGAAAACAAAGAACGGTTGAAAATGCTGATTAAAAGCGCCGCCAAAGCCAAGGGCGAGATTTCCTCATATATCGATATCAACGCTACGCAAAAGTAAAAGTTCAATTGTTCATCAGTTCAACAGCTCAATAGTTCATGAGTTTTTATTGCCATAGATACCATATTATTTTAAAATGGCAGCCATGGAATTTATTTCCTTTGACCTTGAAACCACCGGTTTATACCCGATAAGGGACAGGATTATCGAAATCGGCGCGGTGAGATTTAGTGGCAATAAAATATTAGGCAAGCTTGAAACATTTGTCAACCCGGGAATGCCCATCCCTCCCGAACTCACCGCCAATGTCCACGGGATTACGGACGAGATGGTCGCCAACGCGCCGGGGGAACGCGACGCGGTGGAAAATTTCCTCAAATTCATCGGCACGACACCACTGATTGCCCATAATATCACTTTTGATATCGGATTCGTCTCCGCGGTCGTCTGCCAGCATAAGATAAAAACCCCCAGGAATATCCTGATAGATTCCTGCGAACTTTCCCGGAGTTATATCAAGGGAGTTGCTAATCATAAACTGTCCACGCTTGCCGAGTATCTGCAAATCAAGGAGCCGACCGCGCACCGGGCGATGGCGGATTCCTTGGTCGTGATGAGATTGTTTCTGGCGTGCCTGAAACAGATGCCGCCGGACATCACGCCCGAAGGCATTGCCCAGCATATCGGACAGCTTATCAGTTTCGGGGATTATATCTTCGGCGATGTGGAACTTTTCCCGGAGCAGCAGGTCTTGGACGAAGCAGCCAAAGGTAACCTTGATGTCGAAATAGAATACAAAAACAACAACGGCGACCTTTCCCGCAGGTGGCTGAGCCCCTACACCCTCTTTACATTTAAAGGCCGGCCCTACCTGGTCGCTTACTGCCACCAGTCCGCGGAGATGCGCCAATTTCGGATAGACCGGATAGTGAATGTCTACGGCAAGCGCCCGACGAGACAGGGAAGATAACAACTCAAAATCCCGACTTTGTCGGGACGTCTCCTTGCTCCGCAGGGGCTTTCACGAGACTTTAAAGAGACTATGGTTTTAGTTACAAGTCTCTTATAAGTCCCTGTTAAAATGTATTCTCTGTTTTATTTTTATGGTTTTAGTTGCTAGCGAATCGGTAATTTGATTTTATTATACCTATCAATCAAAAAAGCAAATACCGAAAGGATGGGGAACCCACATGATGCATATAGATTTCAAGAACATTAAATCAAATATCGTCGGCCCCAACAACGGCTTGAGCGACAGCGAGCTTAACGCCTACATCAATGGCTACCAGCACATCATCCGCGATAACGAAATAGAGCAAAGAAACGGGAAGCTCAAGTTTCTGGACCTGCCGAAACAGAACGTTTCTGAAATAGAAAAACTCGCCAAGAAGTATGCCGGCAAATTCGAGAATTTCGTGGTCTTGGGGATAGGCGGCTCGGCATTAGGGGCGCGGGCGCTGCAGACGGCTTTGTGCCCTCCGTTTTACAACCTGCTTTCCGCCAAATCCAGGGGAAACAGGCCGCGCCTCTTTATCCTTGATAACGTCGACCCGGACGAGACAAACGCGTTGCTCAAACTGCTTGACCTCAAAAAGACATTGTTCAACGTAATAAGCAAATCCGGCAAGACCCCGGAAACGACCGCCGGATTCCTGTTGGCGCTGGATATCTTAAAGAAGGCATTCGGGAAGAAATACCGCGAGCACCTGATTATCACCACGGACAAGGATAAAGGCATTTTAAGAAAGTTTGCCAACGATGAAAATATAATCTCATTTGAAGTGCCGAACGGGGTGGAAGGCCGGTATTCCGTACTTTCCGCGGTCGGCCTGGTGCCGGCTGCATTCGTCGGAATTAATATTTCCAAACTCCTTAAGGGCGCGCGCAATATGGCCGAGGCCTGCCGCAAGACATCCCCGCAAGGCAACCAGGCATACCTGACCGCGTTGGTTAATTGGCTCATGGACACCAAAAAGGGCAAGAACATGCTTGTCATGATGCCTTATTCGTATGCCCTTAAGGATATTGCGGATTGGTTCAGGCAGCTCTGGGCAGAAAGCCTGGGGAAGAAAGTGGATTTGCAGGGCAAAAACGTATTTACCGGGCCAACCCCGATTAACGCCCTAGGTGTGACCGACCAGCATTCCCAGATTCAGCTTTATAACGAAGGTCCCAATAATAAACTGGTGGTATTCCTGGAAGTGGAAAAATTCCGCTCCACCGTAAAGATACCGAAGATATTCAAAGACCCTGATATGGATTTCATCCAGGGAAAAAGCTTTAACAAGCTGATAAATGCGGAAAAGAAAGGCACGGAAATAGCCCTGACCGAAAGCAAGCGTCCGAATTACACAATCAAACTGCCGAACGTTTCGGAGGAGACCGTCGGCGGGCTTATTTATTTCTGGGAACTGGTCACAGCCTATTCCGGCAAGTTATATAATGTAAACGCCTTTAACCAGCCGGGCGTGGAAGCCGGCAAAATCGCGACAAGAGAATTATTAACTAGGAAATAGAAAAGGATTTGTTTTATGTTACTGCCTCCGTTTAAGATTAAAAGCGTTGAGCCCATCTCAACCACCACCCGAGAACACCGGATAAAGAAAATAAAAGCCATCGGCTACAATCCCTTCCTCCTGCCGGCGCAGGATGTCGTCATAGACCTCCTGACCGATAGTGGCACGGGCGCCATGTCCGACCGCCAGTGGGCAGGCATTATGGCCGGGGACGAAAGCTATGCCGGAAGCGTTAATTTCCAGCATATGGCCGCGGCGGTGAAAGATATCATGGGTTTCCCTTACACCCTGCCCACCCACCAGGGACGCGGGGCGGAAAAGGTGCTTGACCGCGCCATTGTCAGGAAAGGCCAGACTATCCCGGGCAATATGCATTTTGATACGACCAAGGCGCATATCGAGGATGCGGGCGGGAGGGCCGTGGATTGCACGATTGACGCTATTTATAATCCTTATTCAACCTATCCCTTTAAAGGCAATCTGGATTTGAAAAAGCTGGAGGCGGCAATAAAGCCCAATCCTGGCAACGTGGCTTATGTCCTGATAACGGTTACCTGCAATTCTGGAGGCGGACAGCCGGTATCGCTTAAGAATATCAGGGAAGTCGCGCAGATTGCCCGCAAATATAAATGTAAGCTCTTTATCGACGCGGCGCGCTTTGCCGAGAATGCCTATTTCATAAAACAGCGTGAACAGGGTCATCAAAATAAATCCATCGGGCAAATCGTGCGCGAAATGTTCTCCTATGCGGACGGCTGCACGATGAGCGCCAAGAAAGACGCCATTGTCAATATGGGCGGATTCATCGGGGTCAGGGATAAAGCGCTTTACCAGAAACTCGTTCCCCTGGGTGTCCTTCTGGAAGGATTCCCCACCTATGGAGGGATGAACGGGCGCGACATGGAAGCTTTGGCAATCGGCCTTTACGAAGGCACCGAGGAAGAATACCTGCGCTACAGGACAGGGCAGGTGGCGTATCTGGGAGGTGAAATGAAGAAAGCCGGAATTCCGGTTGTGGTGCCTTTCGGCGGGCATGCCATTTATATCGATGCCAAGAAATTCCTGCCGCATATTAAAAGGGAAAACTTCCCGGGCCATGCGTTAACCATCGAGCTTTATATCGAAGGCGGCATCCGGGCTGTGGAAATCGGCGCTCTTCTGGCCGGGCGCGACCCCGACACAAAGGAAAATATCTTTCCGGAACTGGAATTGGTTAGGTTAGCCATCCCGCGCCGTGTCTATATGAAAGAACACCTGGATTACGTTATCGAATGCGCTAAGAATATCTGGAAACGCCGTAAGAAGATTAAGGGCGTAACTTTTAAATTCGAATCGCCCATTATGAGGCATTTCCAGTCAACATTTAAACGATTATAGAAAGGGATTATCCGATGAACAGAAAAGTTGTAATCACACATGCCAAGCGGACCCCGATAGGCAAATTCCTGGGAATGTTTTCCGAAACCACGGCGGTTGATTTAGGCGTCTCCGTTACCAAATCGCTTTTCAAAGAATCCGGTCTTAAGCCGGACAAAGTGGACGAACTGATTTTCGGCAATGCCCGTCAGGCAGGCAACCGCCCTAATCCGGGCCGGCAGATTGCGTATTTTTCCGGGATGCCGCAAGAAAAACCCGGCTATACGGTCAATAAGGCCTGCGGCTCAAGCTTAAAATCAATCGTCCTGGCATACCAATCGATTACCTTGGGCGACGCGGATATCATCGTTGCCGGCGGGACGGAAAATATGACGATGGTCCCGTTTATGCTTCCCAAATTCCGCGCGGGATACAGGCTCGGCAATGACAAAGTGGTTGACGGGATGTACCACGACGGATTGCTTTGCCCGCTGTGCAATTTGGTGATGGGTGCAACTGCGGAAAACCTGGTTGTCCAATATAAAGTTTCCCGCGAGGAACAGGATAAATACGCCCTGGCTAGCCAGCATAAATGCGAGAAGGCCATCAAGGGAAACAGGTTCAAGGAAGAAATCGCCCCGGTAGAAATCAAGACAAAAAAAGGCACTATCCTGGCGGAAAAAGATGAAAACCCGCGCGAAGGGGCGACGCTCGAATCCCTTGCCAAGCTTAAACCGGTATTCAAGAAAGAAGAAGAAGGCGGAACGGTCCATCCGGGAAACGCCTGCGGGATAGCAGACAGCGCCGCGGCGGTTCTGGTCATGGCGGAAGATGTTGCCAATAAGCTTGGGTTTAAACCCATGGCTTATATCAATGGTTATGTCAGCGTGGGGGTTGACCCTGCGTATATGGGAATCGCGCCGGTTTCGGCTATCAAGAAACTGGAAGCCAAAACAGGCGAAAAGCTCAACGATTTTGACTTGATAGAATTGAACGAGGCCTTTGCCGCACAGGTAATCGCCGCGGACAGGGAACTCAAACTCCCGATGGACATAGTTAATGTAAACGGCGGTTCGATAGCGCTGGGACACCCCATCGGCGCGACCGGCTGCCGGTTTGTCGTGACATTACTCCATGAGATGCAGAAACGCAATGCCAAAAAAGGGTTGGCGACCCTTTGTATGAGCGGCGGCATGGGCATGGCAGTAAGTTTTACCCGTAAATAATATTCCGTTCTCAGACAAGCTAGATATTTCGCTTGACAAAAGCGTCTAGTTTCATTATATTACCGAATAGTGGGACTATGGGCAGTAACAGGAATTTATCATGATGTCAGGTTCAAGACTTTATTTATATTTATCGGTGCTTTTAACATTAGCCCTGTGTATCGGGGCTAAATGCGACTGGACCAAGGATAAAAAGGAAGATGCCGTCCAGCCAACCACCGGAAGCAGCGGTGAACCAGAGGACATAGATACCTGGCAAAACCAATCCATTGACTCCTCCGGCTCGGAAGGCGCTTTTCCTTCTATGGCCGTTGACCATAACGGCAAAATCCATATCAGCTATCTGGATAACACCAACAGCGACCTGAAATATGCCACTAATCTTTCCGGTACATGGTTCAGCACGACCATCGACTCCACCGGCAGCGTCGGCGCGTATTCATCGCTTGCCATAGACACTAATAATAACGCCCATGTTGCCTATTATGATGTCATCAACCGCGACCTTAAATATGCCACCAACCAAACTGGCGCCTGGGTACGCACCACGCTGGATTCCGCCGGCATGGTCGGCGCCTGGTGTTCGCTCGCACTGGACGGCAATAACAAAAGCCATATCAGTTATGCGGACGAAACCAACGGAGACCTGAAATACGCCACCAATATTTCCGGCACATGGGCAACCTATACGATAGATTCTCCCGGCGTGGTCGGGATAAAAACATCCATCGCCGTGGATGGAAACAACAAAGCCCACATCGCCTATTACGATGCCACTAATAAATCCGTGAAATACGCGACTAATTCAAGCGGAAACTGGCTGGCAAGCACCGTTGCTTCCGCATCAAACTCAACAATCTCCATCAAAGTAGGGACTAACAATAAAGCTTATATTGCTTACGATAACAGCCTCACCAAATCATTAAAATGCGCGACCAATGCCGAAGGGGAAAACTGGGTAATAACGACGATAGATGAAAACGCGGCGATTCCATCCCTTACCATTGATTCCCAAAACAAGCTTTATGTAAGTTATTATGATTTAACCAATAACTGCCTTAAGTATGCAACAAATGCCGGGGGTGGCGGCTGGGTTGTTTCAACCATCGACAGCAACTATCACGCAGGGGAGTTTTCATCAATCGGGATTGGCGCCGATAACACCGTATCTATCGCATATTACGACGCTAATAACCAAGACCTAAAATACGCGACTACCAGCCAGGAAACTCTGCCTGAAGTAACGGTTCCAACCGCGCCTAGCCCGCCAAGCAGCTTGACTGCAACGGTCGTATCTTCTTTCCGCATAGATATTAACTGGACGGATAACGCCAACAACGAAACAGGATTTACACTGGAACGCAAGATCGGTGCGGGCGGTACCTATCAGGCTATCGCAACGCCCGGAGTGGACACCGTAACTTACGCCGACAGCAGTTTAACCGAGGGAACCAGGTATTATTACCGTATTAAAGCACTTAACAGCGTGGGCTCCAGCAGTTATTCAGCAGAGACCAATGCACTGACCATTCTTAATTCACCTTCCAATCTGCAGGCAACGGTTATCTCCTCAACACGGATTGCCCTTGCCTGGGCAGATAATTCAGGAGGGGAAACCGGATATAAGATCGAACGCAAGACCGGTGCCGGCGGCACATACGGGCAAATCACATCGGTCGGGGCTAACGTCATGGCGTATTCGGATAACAGCGTGGTGGACGGCGAAATTTATTATTACCGCGTGAGGGCTTATAACGCCGACGGCAACAGCATTTATTCTGGTGAAACCAATTCACCCGTTTCGCTTAACGCGCCAACTGCTTTAACGGCCAGCACTATTTCGGCAACACAAATAAACCTCAGCTGGAACGATAATTCCAAGAACGAAACAGGTTATAAGATTGAGCGTAAAATCGGCACGGGCGGAATTTATGCATTGATTACAACCACCATGGCAAGCGTTATTTCTTATTCCAATACGGCACTGGTGGACGGGACGGTTTATTATTACAAAATCAAGGCCACTAATGCCAACGGCGACAGCTCTTATTCCGGAGAAGCCAACACGGCTACCATACTCGCCCAGCCGACAGGCCTGACCGCTGTGGCTGTTTCTGCCACGCAGATTAATCTCGGCTGGTCGGATAATTCCAATAGTGAACTGAACTACAAGATTGAACGCAAGACCGGTGCCGGCGGCACATACGGCGAAATCGCTTCGGTCGGGGCCGATATTACATCTTACCCTGATAGCGGCTTGACTGAAGGAACTCTTTATTTTTACAGGGTAAAAACATCCAACGCCCTTGGAGATTCGGCTTATTCGGGAGAAGTTTCTGCTTTGAGCACTATGGGACCGCCTTCCCTGCTCCAGGCAACGGTTATCTCTTCAACACGGATTAACCTTACCTGGAACGATAATACCAATACCGAAACAGGTTATAAAGTGGAACGCAAAACCGGAGCGCTCGGCGCTTACGGAGAAATCACCTCTCTCGGTGTTGACACCGAAGCATACCAGGATAATACCGTGGTGGATGGCGCGACTTATTACTACCGCGTGCGCGCTTATAACGCCGACGGTGAGAGCTCCTATTCCAACGAAGCCAGCCCGGCTATCCCGCTCAACGCCCCGACCGTTTTAACCGCCAACACAACCTCGTCTACCCAGATAAATTTGGGGTGGACGGATAATTCCCTGAATGAAACTAATTTTAAGGTCGAACGCAAGACCGGTGCGGGCGGCACTTACGGCGAAATTGTTTCTCTCGGAGCTAACACCACGTCCTACCCGAATATCGGCCTGGTAGACGGAACACTTTATTATTACAAAGTCAAAGCAACTAACGCCAGCGGCGAGAGTTCCTATTCCAACGAGGCGTTTGCGGTCACCGTTCTTAACCCGCCGACATCTTTACAGGGCAATGCCGTATCTTATTCCCAGGTCAATCTCAACTGGAACGACAACTCCGGCAGCGAAACCGGCTATAAGATCGAACGCAAGGCCGGGGCAGGCGGCACTTATAACCAAATAACCACCACTAACGCCAACGCTACTTCATATCCCGACACAGGCTTGACGGACGGGATTACCTATTATTACAAAGCCCGGGCAACCAATACCAATACCGACAGCGTTTATTGCGATGAAATCAGCGTGGCTATGCTTCTTTCTCCGCCGACCGGATTAAGCGCGACAGCCGCCTCGGCAACACAAATCAATATCGGCTGGCTCGATAATTCAAACAGTGAAACGAGCTACAAGATTGAGCGTAAAACCGGCGCGGGCGGCGCTTATGAAGAAGTCGCTTCGGTCGGGGCCAATATCACCTCTTATCCTGATACGGGTTTGACAGAAGGAACGCTTTATTACTACCGCGTCCGGGCTTCCAATGCCATAGGCAACAGCGCTTATTCAGGCGAAGCCAATGCCACCACTCCACTCAATCCGCCGACCGCTTTAACTACCACGGTTCTTTCTTCATCGCAGGTAAGATTGAACTGGGAAGATAATTCAAATAGCGAACTAGGATATAAGATAGAGCGTAAAACCGGCCTAGGCGGCATTTACGGCGATATCGGATTGGCCTCTATTGACATTACTGTCTTTACCAATACCGGAACGTCGCCGGAAACCATTTATTATTACCGCATCAAGGCTTATAACGCCAATACGGAAAGCAACTACAGCAACGAAGTCAGCGCGGCGACATCACTCGGCACGCCGACCGGGTTGGCAACGACCCCGCTTTCGCAAACCAGCATACGAATTAACTGGTCGGATAATTCCGATAACGAAAGCGAATACTGGATTGAACGTTCGTCTACCGGAGGAGGAATCAACTTCAGCCAAATTGCTACTGTTACGGCAAGCACCAGTATCTATAATGATACCGGACTTACCGCAAACACCACTTATTATTACCGTGTCAGGGGTTATAGCGTAGTTTTCGGAATCAGCGCTTATTCCGGTGAGGCATCCGGAACGACATGGGATAACCCGCCAGCGGCCCCGACAAACCTGATTGCTAAAGGACAGGCATTACAAATCGTTATCACCTGGACGGATAACGCCAATAATGAAACAGGATTCAAAATAGAACGCGGACCGGACGGAACAAACTTTAACCAGATTGATACGACCGGCGCAAATATTACTGCTTATACTGACGCTCCTCTTGCGCTTTTCACCACCTATTATTACCGGGTCCGTTCATATAATATCGGAGGGAACAGCACCTATTCCAATGTCATTTCCGCCACAACGAAAGCCGGTTATCTGGGCACCGGGGCGGACGGGGCGCTTAATGTCCCTGCCGGAAACACATTTAATATAAACACCCAGACTAACGGTGTAAACGGACGTGCCCAGCCTGATGGGTGGTGCTCGCGTATTTCTTCTCTTACCGCCAATACGGCTGTTTTAAATACCGTCCCGCCTGTCGGAACGTTTGTTGCTAACGATGAGGTTATCATTATCTCGGTGAAAGGAACAGTTTCTTCCACCAATATCGGCAATTACGAATTTATGCGCGTCCAATCAGTTGCCGGTAATGTTATTACATTCGATGATAATAAAATCAAATTCTATGGTGAAACTGCCGGGCAGGATAACAATCTCGCTACCTCGCAATATGTTATGCTCCAGAGGGTGCCTAATTACACCAATGTCACGGTTAATTGGACCGGCACATTAACCTGTGAAAACTGGAATGGCATAACCGGCGGAGTGGTGGCGTTCAGGGCAAACGGAACTGTGTCGGTTGGCTCAACAAGGGTTCCGGTTCAACCAAATATAACGGCATCAATTACGGCTTCCGGCAAAGGTCATCGCGGCGGAACAGGCACTGATTATGATAGTGATGCTCCGGCTGGAGAAACCTATTGCGGGGGGCTATATAATTCAGGAGGCAATGCTAATGGAGGTGTAATTGTAACTCCTGCTCCAGGAGGCGGTGGAGGCGGTGGTGGTGCCACAACTTGGGAGGGCGACGGAGCCCGTGCATCTAACGGAACCACTGGTCCGGCAGGTGGAGGTGGCGGTGCCGCTTATACCTCTTGGGGAGCTTGGCCTGATCCATCATTTGGAGGAGGCGGAGGCGGGGGTGGTTATGGATCTGTCGGATTAGGCGGGTTGGGATTTGCTGCCGGTTCTGATGGAGCGGGAGTAACCGGAGGGAATGGGGGCAGCTCAGACCTACAATCATGGATAACCGATGGCGGAGGCGGTGGCGGCGGCGGAACTTACGGTAATTCAGCCCAATTAAACAGCAAAATTTATTTTGGCGCTGGCGGCGGGGCCGGAGGAGGTGCGGGTGACGCTGATACAGATACTTCTCTCAATGGCGGTTCAGGCGGCAAAGGCGGCGGGTTTGTTTATATCACCGCCAACACTCTCAATGTTTTCTATAATTTTGACGGGGCTAATTCTGATTCTGGTTATATAATCGCTAATGGCGGCGATGGCGAATCAGTCGATTTTCTTAACTTCTCAACTCCCGGTGGCGGCGGCGGTGGAGCAGGTGGCTCGGTTGTCATTAAAGCTAATTCTATAATCAATCAACATGCCAATGGAATTACAGCAAAACCGGGGGCAGGCGGCACGAGTAATGGCGGATATAATGGAAGTAACGGCGGTGGCGGCAGGACTTATGCTGAGTATAATATTGCGCCGGCTAATCTACCCACTCCCAATTATGCATTCGGTGGTGCTCCTCAGAACTAACCTTTAAGATTTGGCTTTCCCGTCAAAAATTTTCTTTTCTTCTCCTGTCAGGTAATCCACAAAAAGAACGCCGTTGAGATGGTCTGTTTCGTGCTGAATCACGCGGGAAAGATTTTCCTGTATGTTTTTGTCTTCGCTAACCGGAACCAAGCCGGTATCTATCTCTATCTTTTGCCCGTCCAGGTTAAGGGCTTCGCATAAGATTCGTTTATGGCGCGGAACCTTTGCGCTAAATCCCGGAACGCTCAAACACCCTTCTTCTTCGCAAAGCTTGCCTGACTTTTTGGTTATCTTAGGATTAACCAAAACCAGCTCGCCCTCGGGCTTTTTGGAAAGGTTTATCACGACCATTCTTAAAGGTCTCCCGACCTGGGTGGCGGCAAGCCCTATCCCGTTTTCCTTATACATCAAATCCAGCATTTTCCTGGCAAGCTGTTTCAAGTCCTTATTGATTTCTTTGACATCCTGCGCTTTCCTGCGCAGTTTGTGGTCGGGATATTTTAATATAGTGAGTTTCATCTCATTTCCTTGGGGATTATTTTACTAAACTCTTATTGTTTTGCCAATAAAATTTTTATTATATATAATAGCTCCATGAAAGAACTTGCCTATATCAAATGGGTTCAAAGGCAATTGAAATCATCCCCCGAAATAACCATTCCTTCAGGCGATGATTGCGCCGGAATAAAAATTGACGGGAACAAAACTGCCTTAATTACTACCGATGTAGTTGTCGAAGGGATTGATTTCCGTCTCGGGACAACCGGGGCAACAGCTTTTAAGGTTGGTTATAAGGCGCTGGCTGTTTCGATTTCTGATATCGCGGCCATGGGCGGCGCGGATAAGCTTTATGCAGTCGCCACCATGGCCCTGCGCAAAGAATTAAGCAACCGCTTTGCCAAAGAGTTATTCCACGGGATGAAAACACTTGCCCGGAAGTTTAATATACCTATCATCGGCGGAGATATTTCTTCCGTAAAAGGGCCAATCAGCATAAGTACCACCCTATTAGGAATAGCCAAGAGCAAGAATATCCTAAAGCGCGCGGGCGCCAAGGAAAATGATGCCATTATGGTAACCGGAAAACTAGGCGGCTCGATTCTTGGAAAGCACCTTGGCTTTATTCCCCGCCTGGATGAGTCGCGCATCCTTAAAAACAATTATCGCATCAATTCCATGATAGATTTAAGCGACGGATTATTAATGGATTTGGATCATATCCTTAATCCAAGCGGAAAAAGCGCGATATTGTGGGAAAATAATATCCCGATATCGGATGATGCGCGTAAATTAAGCAGGAAAGATAAAACTCCCCCTCTCCACCACGCCTTAACAGATGGAGAGGATTTTGAATTGCTGTTTACTCTGCCGATAAACGAGGCTTACAAAATAGCCAAAGATAATCCTTTAAAAGCACCGGTTTCCTTTATCGGTATTATATGCAAGGGCAAAGGAATCAATTTATTGACCGAACAGGGCAAAATAAAGAAACTTATCCCCAAAGGATATGAACACTGGTAATATGGAACAAACAAAGCAACCTCAACGAAAACTAATGCGGTTAAAACATTATGATTATTCTCAAGCTGGTGGGTATTTTGTAACAATATGCGCACAGAACAGACAGATGATATTAGAACCGGACGAAATACAAAAAGTCATCCAACAATATTGGGACAAATTACCGGAGAAATACGCAGAGGTTGAAGCCGACCAATTCATCATTATGCCTAATCATATTCATGGCATTCTATTCATTGTAGGGGCGGTTCACGAACCGCCTAAATATAATAAGGCAATTCATGAATTGCCCCTACAGCAACGCCGCCAAATGGTCTTGCCTAAAATCATCGGTTATTTCAAAATGAATACGGCAAAACATATTAACAGAATCAGAAACACGCCCGGTTTTCCTCTATGGCAACGGAATTATTACGAGCATATCATTCGCAATGAAAACGAATTAACGAGAATTCGTGAATATATCATCAATAACCCGCTGAAATGGCACTTTGACAGGGAGAATCCTGAGCGGGTGTCCAACAAGCAGTATGAAGAAGGCTTGAAATGGTTAGAAGGAAACTAATCTCTAACAGCGTCAAAGAAACCGTGGCTTTTGGGGCGCGCCTCGGTAAAAAACTCAAAGCCGGGGATATTGTGGCGCTTTCCGGCATTTTCGGCGC
This is a stretch of genomic DNA from Planctomycetota bacterium. It encodes these proteins:
- a CDS encoding transposase, with amino-acid sequence MEQTKQPQRKLMRLKHYDYSQAGGYFVTICAQNRQMILEPDEIQKVIQQYWDKLPEKYAEVEADQFIIMPNHIHGILFIVGAVHEPPKYNKAIHELPLQQRRQMVLPKIIGYFKMNTAKHINRIRNTPGFPLWQRNYYEHIIRNENELTRIREYIINNPLKWHFDRENPERVSNKQYEEGLKWLEGN